One window from the genome of Poecilia reticulata strain Guanapo linkage group LG9, Guppy_female_1.0+MT, whole genome shotgun sequence encodes:
- the LOC103469897 gene encoding uncharacterized protein LOC103469897 isoform X1, which produces MARHDPSWQPVLVVQVMTIKLCGRFFPESNGDQRWIHQLEMKGVVALAVLLGSVRLGRPCAKGESVLFCFDALTNFIPNCTTMIVALTNVGEINSTVLQSVNLSSITKFESQNSGITGIAENAFSSFLHLKILILDGNSLSNVNQNWFRNPETVTELDFSSNLIKYLNESNLTGLTNLKKLNLRGNKIHTIHPDAFRSQRKLTDLDLSDNQLTRLSPQIFTSLKSLTSIRLYGNPWSCSCDAQDFVDSLKELNTSLLVNRMSMKCKTPPHLKGRPVFNVSVCSTATPPLRSSATPTSRTQTTRSQQTSGKTETSSHTKSTTPTQTTSALTATLSSSETSERTKHPDATTSSSSPGHYVMTLSSVIRPVTTPTRVVGSSTTSSTKICTLIAVIVVLCVLLLFACFMALMHRRNRSNKAVRPGCPTEEEEKQKGDGVSSRDQSGCLEEARRKSFTGIRAKSANAVIISAPFCVSEKDKVTSENSEKENLGAEIGGDVHQETFTTRDSMEECVMQEGDDGNPNKNQECNHVNVDVIPYLSIGTKQNKPNPDEESAEGPGQSHQRGKFIRISTWPPTAAQWQARCKAKEEEEEADEFTVWTQSVTAKVSEDAKMIMEQSSSSSNRCEDEETNITLSLSDSFKPLETPVCVSEGEEMNLDPDSATQTDIWVSTGEELKPEEHPARKKREADVRKDQKRSAAVKQRAENRAAAGAKAPSGGASPDDETLLSGNEYAFMDLLHEVVQNNGRWTRERWKQNNINKQRR; this is translated from the exons ATGGCGAGACATGATCCTTCTTGGCAACCGGTCCTGGTTGTTCAGGTGATGACCATCAAACTGTGCGGACGGTTCTTTCCAGAGTCAAACGGAGATCAGCGTTGGATCCATCAACTCGAAATGAAAG GCGTAGTCGCTCTGGCCGTGTTGTTGGGAAGTGTTCGTCTCGGCCGTCCCTGTGCAAAAGGGGAGTCagttttgttctgctttgaCGCTTTAACAA ATTTCATCCCTAATTGTACAACCATGATTGTGGCTTTAACGAACGTTGGAGAAATCAACTCCACGGTTCTGCAAAGCGTGAACCTCTCCTCCATCACCAAGTTTGAAAGCCAAAACTCTGGTATAACAGGAATCGCTGAGAATGCCTTCAGCTCTTTTTTGCATCTGAAAATTCTCATTTTAGATGGTAACAGTTTGTCCAATGTTAATCAGAACTGGTTCAGAAACCCTGAAACTGTCACCGAGCTAGATTTCTCTTCCaatctgattaaatatttgaatgagTCGAATCTGACGGGACTCACAAACCTCAAGAAGCTCAATCTGAGAGGGAACAAGATCCACACCATCCATCCAGATGCCTTCAGATCCCAGAGGAAGTTGACTGATCTGGATTTGTCAGACAACCAGTTGACGAGGCTTTCCCCGCAGATCTTCACGTCTCTAAAGTCTCTAACATCCATCAGACTTTATGGGAATCCCTGGAGCTGCTCTTGTGATGCCCAGGACTTTGTTGACTCTCTGAAAG AACTGAATACATCTCTGCTGGTGAATCGGATGAGTATGAAATGTAAGACTCCTCCACATCTGAAGGGTCGACCAGTCTTCAACGTGTCTGTGTGTTCGACTGCTACACCTCCATTGAGGAGTTCAGCGACTCCAACTA GTAGAACTCAAACAACTCGCTCACAGCAAACATCTGGAAAGACAGAAACATCTTCCCATACCAAATCCACCACCCCAACTCAAACAACTTCTGCTCTCACGG CAACACTTTCCTCTTCAGAGACTTCTGAGAGAACAAAACATCCTGATGCCACAACGTCATCTTCATCCCCTG GACATTATGTGATGACATTATCATCGGTCATCAGACCTGTAACTACACCTACACGAGTCGTAG GTTCATCCACAACCTCAAGCACAAAGATATGCACTCTAATCGCTGTTATTG TGGTCCTATGCGTGCTGCTGCTTTTTGCGTGTTTCATGGCACTGATGCATAGGAGGAATCGCAGTAACAAAGCCGTGAGGCCTGGATGtccaacagaagaagaagagaagcagaaaggAGACGGGGTGTCGAGTCGGGATCAGTCTGGATGTCTGGAAGAGGCTCGGAGAAAATCCTTCACTGGCATCAGAGCAAAGTCTGCAAATGCAGTCATCATCTCAGCTCCTTTCTGTGTATCTGAGAAAGACAAAGTCACTTCTGAAAACTCTGAAAAAGAGAACCTTGGAGCTGAAATAGGAGGAGACGTTCACCAAGAAACTTTCACAACCAGAGACTCGATGGAGGAATGTGTGATGCAAGAAGGTGATGATGGAAATCCCAACAAAAACCAGGAGTGTAATCATGTCAACGTGGACGTTATACCGTACTTGAGTATTGGCACCAAGCAGAACAAACCAAATCCTGATGAAGAGTCTGCAGAAGGTCCAGGTCAGAGTCATCAGAGAGGAAAATTCATCAGGATCTCCACCTGGCCTCCTACTGCAGCTCAGTGGCAGGCGAGATGCAAAGccaaagaggaggaagaggaagctgaCGAGTTTACCGTTTGGACTCAGAGTGTAACTGCAAAGGTCTCAGAAGATGCGAAGATGATAATGGAGCaatccagcagcagctctaaccggTGTGAAGACGAGGAAACAAACATAACTCTGAGTCTTTCAGACAGCTTCAAACCACTGGAGACTCCTGTCTGCGTGTCGGAGGGGGAAGAAATGAACCTGGATCCAGATTCTGCAACACAGACAGACATCTGGGTCAGCACCGGCGAAGAGCTGAAGCCCGAAGAACATCCGGCACGGAAGAAGAGAGAGGCAGATGTGAGGAAGGACCAGAAGCGGTCTGCGGCCGTCAAACAGAGGGCAGAAAACAGAGCCGCCGCTGGGGCGAaggcgccctctggtggcgCCTCTCCAGATGACGAAACTCTGCTGTCAGGGAATGAATACGCCTTCATGGACCTGCTTCATGAAGTGGTTCAGAACAACGGCCGCTGGACGAGAGAGAGGTGGAAACAGAATAATATTAACAAGCAGCGGCGATGA
- the LOC103469897 gene encoding uncharacterized protein LOC103469897 isoform X3 — protein MARHDPSWQPVLVVQVMTIKLCGRFFPESNGDQRWIHQLEMKGVVALAVLLGSVRLGRPCAKGESVLFCFDALTNFIPNCTTMIVALTNVGEINSTVLQSVNLSSITKFESQNSGITGIAENAFSSFLHLKILILDGNSLSNVNQNWFRNPETVTELDFSSNLIKYLNESNLTGLTNLKKLNLRGNKIHTIHPDAFRSQRKLTDLDLSDNQLTRLSPQIFTSLKSLTSIRLYGNPWSCSCDAQDFVDSLKELNTSLLVNRMSMKCKTPPHLKGRPVFNVSVCSTATPPLRSSATPTSRTQTTRSQQTSGKTETSSHTKSTTPTQTTSALTATLSSSETSERTKHPDATTSSSSPGSSTTSSTKICTLIAVIVVLCVLLLFACFMALMHRRNRSNKAVRPGCPTEEEEKQKGDGVSSRDQSGCLEEARRKSFTGIRAKSANAVIISAPFCVSEKDKVTSENSEKENLGAEIGGDVHQETFTTRDSMEECVMQEGDDGNPNKNQECNHVNVDVIPYLSIGTKQNKPNPDEESAEGPGQSHQRGKFIRISTWPPTAAQWQARCKAKEEEEEADEFTVWTQSVTAKVSEDAKMIMEQSSSSSNRCEDEETNITLSLSDSFKPLETPVCVSEGEEMNLDPDSATQTDIWVSTGEELKPEEHPARKKREADVRKDQKRSAAVKQRAENRAAAGAKAPSGGASPDDETLLSGNEYAFMDLLHEVVQNNGRWTRERWKQNNINKQRR, from the exons ATGGCGAGACATGATCCTTCTTGGCAACCGGTCCTGGTTGTTCAGGTGATGACCATCAAACTGTGCGGACGGTTCTTTCCAGAGTCAAACGGAGATCAGCGTTGGATCCATCAACTCGAAATGAAAG GCGTAGTCGCTCTGGCCGTGTTGTTGGGAAGTGTTCGTCTCGGCCGTCCCTGTGCAAAAGGGGAGTCagttttgttctgctttgaCGCTTTAACAA ATTTCATCCCTAATTGTACAACCATGATTGTGGCTTTAACGAACGTTGGAGAAATCAACTCCACGGTTCTGCAAAGCGTGAACCTCTCCTCCATCACCAAGTTTGAAAGCCAAAACTCTGGTATAACAGGAATCGCTGAGAATGCCTTCAGCTCTTTTTTGCATCTGAAAATTCTCATTTTAGATGGTAACAGTTTGTCCAATGTTAATCAGAACTGGTTCAGAAACCCTGAAACTGTCACCGAGCTAGATTTCTCTTCCaatctgattaaatatttgaatgagTCGAATCTGACGGGACTCACAAACCTCAAGAAGCTCAATCTGAGAGGGAACAAGATCCACACCATCCATCCAGATGCCTTCAGATCCCAGAGGAAGTTGACTGATCTGGATTTGTCAGACAACCAGTTGACGAGGCTTTCCCCGCAGATCTTCACGTCTCTAAAGTCTCTAACATCCATCAGACTTTATGGGAATCCCTGGAGCTGCTCTTGTGATGCCCAGGACTTTGTTGACTCTCTGAAAG AACTGAATACATCTCTGCTGGTGAATCGGATGAGTATGAAATGTAAGACTCCTCCACATCTGAAGGGTCGACCAGTCTTCAACGTGTCTGTGTGTTCGACTGCTACACCTCCATTGAGGAGTTCAGCGACTCCAACTA GTAGAACTCAAACAACTCGCTCACAGCAAACATCTGGAAAGACAGAAACATCTTCCCATACCAAATCCACCACCCCAACTCAAACAACTTCTGCTCTCACGG CAACACTTTCCTCTTCAGAGACTTCTGAGAGAACAAAACATCCTGATGCCACAACGTCATCTTCATCCCCTG GTTCATCCACAACCTCAAGCACAAAGATATGCACTCTAATCGCTGTTATTG TGGTCCTATGCGTGCTGCTGCTTTTTGCGTGTTTCATGGCACTGATGCATAGGAGGAATCGCAGTAACAAAGCCGTGAGGCCTGGATGtccaacagaagaagaagagaagcagaaaggAGACGGGGTGTCGAGTCGGGATCAGTCTGGATGTCTGGAAGAGGCTCGGAGAAAATCCTTCACTGGCATCAGAGCAAAGTCTGCAAATGCAGTCATCATCTCAGCTCCTTTCTGTGTATCTGAGAAAGACAAAGTCACTTCTGAAAACTCTGAAAAAGAGAACCTTGGAGCTGAAATAGGAGGAGACGTTCACCAAGAAACTTTCACAACCAGAGACTCGATGGAGGAATGTGTGATGCAAGAAGGTGATGATGGAAATCCCAACAAAAACCAGGAGTGTAATCATGTCAACGTGGACGTTATACCGTACTTGAGTATTGGCACCAAGCAGAACAAACCAAATCCTGATGAAGAGTCTGCAGAAGGTCCAGGTCAGAGTCATCAGAGAGGAAAATTCATCAGGATCTCCACCTGGCCTCCTACTGCAGCTCAGTGGCAGGCGAGATGCAAAGccaaagaggaggaagaggaagctgaCGAGTTTACCGTTTGGACTCAGAGTGTAACTGCAAAGGTCTCAGAAGATGCGAAGATGATAATGGAGCaatccagcagcagctctaaccggTGTGAAGACGAGGAAACAAACATAACTCTGAGTCTTTCAGACAGCTTCAAACCACTGGAGACTCCTGTCTGCGTGTCGGAGGGGGAAGAAATGAACCTGGATCCAGATTCTGCAACACAGACAGACATCTGGGTCAGCACCGGCGAAGAGCTGAAGCCCGAAGAACATCCGGCACGGAAGAAGAGAGAGGCAGATGTGAGGAAGGACCAGAAGCGGTCTGCGGCCGTCAAACAGAGGGCAGAAAACAGAGCCGCCGCTGGGGCGAaggcgccctctggtggcgCCTCTCCAGATGACGAAACTCTGCTGTCAGGGAATGAATACGCCTTCATGGACCTGCTTCATGAAGTGGTTCAGAACAACGGCCGCTGGACGAGAGAGAGGTGGAAACAGAATAATATTAACAAGCAGCGGCGATGA
- the LOC103469897 gene encoding uncharacterized protein LOC103469897 isoform X2 — protein MARHDPSWQPVLVVQVMTIKLCGRFFPESNGDQRWIHQLEMKGVVALAVLLGSVRLGRPCAKGESVLFCFDALTNFIPNCTTMIVALTNVGEINSTVLQSVNLSSITKFESQNSGITGIAENAFSSFLHLKILILDGNSLSNVNQNWFRNPETVTELDFSSNLIKYLNESNLTGLTNLKKLNLRGNKIHTIHPDAFRSQRKLTDLDLSDNQLTRLSPQIFTSLKSLTSIRLYGNPWSCSCDAQDFVDSLKELNTSLLVNRMSMKCKTPPHLKGRPVFNVSVCSTATPPLRSSATPTSRTQTTRSQQTSGKTETSSHTKSTTPTQTTSALTETSERTKHPDATTSSSSPGHYVMTLSSVIRPVTTPTRVVGSSTTSSTKICTLIAVIVVLCVLLLFACFMALMHRRNRSNKAVRPGCPTEEEEKQKGDGVSSRDQSGCLEEARRKSFTGIRAKSANAVIISAPFCVSEKDKVTSENSEKENLGAEIGGDVHQETFTTRDSMEECVMQEGDDGNPNKNQECNHVNVDVIPYLSIGTKQNKPNPDEESAEGPGQSHQRGKFIRISTWPPTAAQWQARCKAKEEEEEADEFTVWTQSVTAKVSEDAKMIMEQSSSSSNRCEDEETNITLSLSDSFKPLETPVCVSEGEEMNLDPDSATQTDIWVSTGEELKPEEHPARKKREADVRKDQKRSAAVKQRAENRAAAGAKAPSGGASPDDETLLSGNEYAFMDLLHEVVQNNGRWTRERWKQNNINKQRR, from the exons ATGGCGAGACATGATCCTTCTTGGCAACCGGTCCTGGTTGTTCAGGTGATGACCATCAAACTGTGCGGACGGTTCTTTCCAGAGTCAAACGGAGATCAGCGTTGGATCCATCAACTCGAAATGAAAG GCGTAGTCGCTCTGGCCGTGTTGTTGGGAAGTGTTCGTCTCGGCCGTCCCTGTGCAAAAGGGGAGTCagttttgttctgctttgaCGCTTTAACAA ATTTCATCCCTAATTGTACAACCATGATTGTGGCTTTAACGAACGTTGGAGAAATCAACTCCACGGTTCTGCAAAGCGTGAACCTCTCCTCCATCACCAAGTTTGAAAGCCAAAACTCTGGTATAACAGGAATCGCTGAGAATGCCTTCAGCTCTTTTTTGCATCTGAAAATTCTCATTTTAGATGGTAACAGTTTGTCCAATGTTAATCAGAACTGGTTCAGAAACCCTGAAACTGTCACCGAGCTAGATTTCTCTTCCaatctgattaaatatttgaatgagTCGAATCTGACGGGACTCACAAACCTCAAGAAGCTCAATCTGAGAGGGAACAAGATCCACACCATCCATCCAGATGCCTTCAGATCCCAGAGGAAGTTGACTGATCTGGATTTGTCAGACAACCAGTTGACGAGGCTTTCCCCGCAGATCTTCACGTCTCTAAAGTCTCTAACATCCATCAGACTTTATGGGAATCCCTGGAGCTGCTCTTGTGATGCCCAGGACTTTGTTGACTCTCTGAAAG AACTGAATACATCTCTGCTGGTGAATCGGATGAGTATGAAATGTAAGACTCCTCCACATCTGAAGGGTCGACCAGTCTTCAACGTGTCTGTGTGTTCGACTGCTACACCTCCATTGAGGAGTTCAGCGACTCCAACTA GTAGAACTCAAACAACTCGCTCACAGCAAACATCTGGAAAGACAGAAACATCTTCCCATACCAAATCCACCACCCCAACTCAAACAACTTCTGCTCTCACGG AGACTTCTGAGAGAACAAAACATCCTGATGCCACAACGTCATCTTCATCCCCTG GACATTATGTGATGACATTATCATCGGTCATCAGACCTGTAACTACACCTACACGAGTCGTAG GTTCATCCACAACCTCAAGCACAAAGATATGCACTCTAATCGCTGTTATTG TGGTCCTATGCGTGCTGCTGCTTTTTGCGTGTTTCATGGCACTGATGCATAGGAGGAATCGCAGTAACAAAGCCGTGAGGCCTGGATGtccaacagaagaagaagagaagcagaaaggAGACGGGGTGTCGAGTCGGGATCAGTCTGGATGTCTGGAAGAGGCTCGGAGAAAATCCTTCACTGGCATCAGAGCAAAGTCTGCAAATGCAGTCATCATCTCAGCTCCTTTCTGTGTATCTGAGAAAGACAAAGTCACTTCTGAAAACTCTGAAAAAGAGAACCTTGGAGCTGAAATAGGAGGAGACGTTCACCAAGAAACTTTCACAACCAGAGACTCGATGGAGGAATGTGTGATGCAAGAAGGTGATGATGGAAATCCCAACAAAAACCAGGAGTGTAATCATGTCAACGTGGACGTTATACCGTACTTGAGTATTGGCACCAAGCAGAACAAACCAAATCCTGATGAAGAGTCTGCAGAAGGTCCAGGTCAGAGTCATCAGAGAGGAAAATTCATCAGGATCTCCACCTGGCCTCCTACTGCAGCTCAGTGGCAGGCGAGATGCAAAGccaaagaggaggaagaggaagctgaCGAGTTTACCGTTTGGACTCAGAGTGTAACTGCAAAGGTCTCAGAAGATGCGAAGATGATAATGGAGCaatccagcagcagctctaaccggTGTGAAGACGAGGAAACAAACATAACTCTGAGTCTTTCAGACAGCTTCAAACCACTGGAGACTCCTGTCTGCGTGTCGGAGGGGGAAGAAATGAACCTGGATCCAGATTCTGCAACACAGACAGACATCTGGGTCAGCACCGGCGAAGAGCTGAAGCCCGAAGAACATCCGGCACGGAAGAAGAGAGAGGCAGATGTGAGGAAGGACCAGAAGCGGTCTGCGGCCGTCAAACAGAGGGCAGAAAACAGAGCCGCCGCTGGGGCGAaggcgccctctggtggcgCCTCTCCAGATGACGAAACTCTGCTGTCAGGGAATGAATACGCCTTCATGGACCTGCTTCATGAAGTGGTTCAGAACAACGGCCGCTGGACGAGAGAGAGGTGGAAACAGAATAATATTAACAAGCAGCGGCGATGA
- the LOC103469897 gene encoding uncharacterized protein LOC103469897 isoform X4 translates to MARHDPSWQPVLVVQVMTIKLCGRFFPESNGDQRWIHQLEMKGVVALAVLLGSVRLGRPCAKGESVLFCFDALTNFIPNCTTMIVALTNVGEINSTVLQSVNLSSITKFESQNSGITGIAENAFSSFLHLKILILDGNSLSNVNQNWFRNPETVTELDFSSNLIKYLNESNLTGLTNLKKLNLRGNKIHTIHPDAFRSQRKLTDLDLSDNQLTRLSPQIFTSLKSLTSIRLYGNPWSCSCDAQDFVDSLKELNTSLLVNRMSMKCKTPPHLKGRPVFNVSVCSTATPPLRSSATPTSRTQTTRSQQTSGKTETSSHTKSTTPTQTTSALTETSERTKHPDATTSSSSPGSSTTSSTKICTLIAVIVVLCVLLLFACFMALMHRRNRSNKAVRPGCPTEEEEKQKGDGVSSRDQSGCLEEARRKSFTGIRAKSANAVIISAPFCVSEKDKVTSENSEKENLGAEIGGDVHQETFTTRDSMEECVMQEGDDGNPNKNQECNHVNVDVIPYLSIGTKQNKPNPDEESAEGPGQSHQRGKFIRISTWPPTAAQWQARCKAKEEEEEADEFTVWTQSVTAKVSEDAKMIMEQSSSSSNRCEDEETNITLSLSDSFKPLETPVCVSEGEEMNLDPDSATQTDIWVSTGEELKPEEHPARKKREADVRKDQKRSAAVKQRAENRAAAGAKAPSGGASPDDETLLSGNEYAFMDLLHEVVQNNGRWTRERWKQNNINKQRR, encoded by the exons ATGGCGAGACATGATCCTTCTTGGCAACCGGTCCTGGTTGTTCAGGTGATGACCATCAAACTGTGCGGACGGTTCTTTCCAGAGTCAAACGGAGATCAGCGTTGGATCCATCAACTCGAAATGAAAG GCGTAGTCGCTCTGGCCGTGTTGTTGGGAAGTGTTCGTCTCGGCCGTCCCTGTGCAAAAGGGGAGTCagttttgttctgctttgaCGCTTTAACAA ATTTCATCCCTAATTGTACAACCATGATTGTGGCTTTAACGAACGTTGGAGAAATCAACTCCACGGTTCTGCAAAGCGTGAACCTCTCCTCCATCACCAAGTTTGAAAGCCAAAACTCTGGTATAACAGGAATCGCTGAGAATGCCTTCAGCTCTTTTTTGCATCTGAAAATTCTCATTTTAGATGGTAACAGTTTGTCCAATGTTAATCAGAACTGGTTCAGAAACCCTGAAACTGTCACCGAGCTAGATTTCTCTTCCaatctgattaaatatttgaatgagTCGAATCTGACGGGACTCACAAACCTCAAGAAGCTCAATCTGAGAGGGAACAAGATCCACACCATCCATCCAGATGCCTTCAGATCCCAGAGGAAGTTGACTGATCTGGATTTGTCAGACAACCAGTTGACGAGGCTTTCCCCGCAGATCTTCACGTCTCTAAAGTCTCTAACATCCATCAGACTTTATGGGAATCCCTGGAGCTGCTCTTGTGATGCCCAGGACTTTGTTGACTCTCTGAAAG AACTGAATACATCTCTGCTGGTGAATCGGATGAGTATGAAATGTAAGACTCCTCCACATCTGAAGGGTCGACCAGTCTTCAACGTGTCTGTGTGTTCGACTGCTACACCTCCATTGAGGAGTTCAGCGACTCCAACTA GTAGAACTCAAACAACTCGCTCACAGCAAACATCTGGAAAGACAGAAACATCTTCCCATACCAAATCCACCACCCCAACTCAAACAACTTCTGCTCTCACGG AGACTTCTGAGAGAACAAAACATCCTGATGCCACAACGTCATCTTCATCCCCTG GTTCATCCACAACCTCAAGCACAAAGATATGCACTCTAATCGCTGTTATTG TGGTCCTATGCGTGCTGCTGCTTTTTGCGTGTTTCATGGCACTGATGCATAGGAGGAATCGCAGTAACAAAGCCGTGAGGCCTGGATGtccaacagaagaagaagagaagcagaaaggAGACGGGGTGTCGAGTCGGGATCAGTCTGGATGTCTGGAAGAGGCTCGGAGAAAATCCTTCACTGGCATCAGAGCAAAGTCTGCAAATGCAGTCATCATCTCAGCTCCTTTCTGTGTATCTGAGAAAGACAAAGTCACTTCTGAAAACTCTGAAAAAGAGAACCTTGGAGCTGAAATAGGAGGAGACGTTCACCAAGAAACTTTCACAACCAGAGACTCGATGGAGGAATGTGTGATGCAAGAAGGTGATGATGGAAATCCCAACAAAAACCAGGAGTGTAATCATGTCAACGTGGACGTTATACCGTACTTGAGTATTGGCACCAAGCAGAACAAACCAAATCCTGATGAAGAGTCTGCAGAAGGTCCAGGTCAGAGTCATCAGAGAGGAAAATTCATCAGGATCTCCACCTGGCCTCCTACTGCAGCTCAGTGGCAGGCGAGATGCAAAGccaaagaggaggaagaggaagctgaCGAGTTTACCGTTTGGACTCAGAGTGTAACTGCAAAGGTCTCAGAAGATGCGAAGATGATAATGGAGCaatccagcagcagctctaaccggTGTGAAGACGAGGAAACAAACATAACTCTGAGTCTTTCAGACAGCTTCAAACCACTGGAGACTCCTGTCTGCGTGTCGGAGGGGGAAGAAATGAACCTGGATCCAGATTCTGCAACACAGACAGACATCTGGGTCAGCACCGGCGAAGAGCTGAAGCCCGAAGAACATCCGGCACGGAAGAAGAGAGAGGCAGATGTGAGGAAGGACCAGAAGCGGTCTGCGGCCGTCAAACAGAGGGCAGAAAACAGAGCCGCCGCTGGGGCGAaggcgccctctggtggcgCCTCTCCAGATGACGAAACTCTGCTGTCAGGGAATGAATACGCCTTCATGGACCTGCTTCATGAAGTGGTTCAGAACAACGGCCGCTGGACGAGAGAGAGGTGGAAACAGAATAATATTAACAAGCAGCGGCGATGA